In the genome of Populus trichocarpa isolate Nisqually-1 chromosome 6, P.trichocarpa_v4.1, whole genome shotgun sequence, one region contains:
- the LOC18100383 gene encoding WD-40 repeat-containing protein MSI4 — protein sequence MEAAAAAPHVPKKRGRKPKPKEDQQQQQQSAGPKMKEGKKAHQHSVDDKYTQWKSLVPVLYDWLANHNLVWPSLSCRWGPQLEQATYKNRQRLYLSEQTDGSVPNTLVIANCEVVKSRVAAAEHISQFNEEARSPFVKKYKTIIHPGEVNRIRELPQNSKIVATHTDSPDVLIWDVEAQPNRHAVLGATNSRPDLILTGHLDNAEFALAMCPTEPYVLSGGKDKSVVLWSIQDHITSSATDPATKSPGSGGSIIKKAGDGNDKATDGPSVGPRGIYQGHEDTVEDVAFCPSSAQEFCSVGDDSCLILWDARDGTNPAIKVEKAHNADLHCVDWNPHDDNLILTGSADTSVCMFDRRNLTSNGVGSPVYKFEGHNAAVLCVQWSPDKASVFGSSAEDGLLNIWDYEKVGKRSERLTRALNSPAGLFFQHAGHRDKVVDFHWNASDPWTLVSVSDDCDTTGGGGTLQIWRMSDLIYRPEDEVLAELEKFKSHVVSCASKP from the exons atggaagctgctgctgctgctcctcATGTGCCAAAGAAGAGAGGCCGAAAACCCAAGCCCAAAGAAGatcagcaacagcaacagcaaagTGCTGGTCCCAAAATGAAAGAGGGAAAGAAGGCACACCAACACTCTGTTGATGACAAGTACACTCAGTGGAAGTCTTTGGTTCCTGTTCTTTATGACTGGCTTGCTAATCACAACCTCGTTTGGCCTTCTCTCTCTTGCCg GTGGGGTCCGCAGCTTGAGCAAGCTACTTACAAGAATCGCCAGCGCCTCTATCTTTCCGAGCAG ACTGATGGTAGTGTTCCAAATACTCTGGTCATTGCAAATTGTGAAGTTGTCAAGTCTAGGGTTGCTGCCGCGGAACACATATCTCAG tttaatgaaGAAGCACGCTCTCCATTTGTTAAGAAGTACAAGACCATCATACACCCTGGAGAG GTAAATAGAATCAGAGAACTCCCACAGAATAGTAAGATAGTGGCCACTCATACTGACAGCCCTGAT GTTCTTATATGGGATGTTGAAGCACAGCCTAACCGCCATGCTGTTCTTGGAGCTACAAACTCTCGTCCAGATTTg ATTTTGACTGGACATCTAGACAATGCTGAATTTGCTCTTGCAATGTGCCCAACTGAACCCTATGTGCTTTCTGGAG GGAAGGACAAGTCAGTAGTTTTGTGGAGTATTCAGGATCATATAACATCATCTGCCACTGACCCAGCAACAAAGTCTCCAGGATCTGGTGGATCAATCATTAAAAAGGCTGGGGATGGCAATGATAAAGCCACTGATGGCCCTTCTGTTGGACCACGAGGTATATATCAGGGGCATGAGGATACAGTTGAAGATGTGGCATTCTGTCCATCCAG TGCGCAGGAGTTTTGTAGTGTAGGAGATGACTCTTGCCTTATATTATGGGATGCTCGAGATGGCACTAACCCAGCTATCAAG GTTGAAAAGGCACATAATGCTGATCTTCACTGTGTTGATTGGAACCCTCATGATGATAACCTCATTTTAACTGG GTCAGCAGATACTTCTGTTTGCATGTTTGATCGACGGAACCTCACTTCTAATGGAGTTGGTTCACCTGTCTATAAATTTGAGGGTCACAATGCTGCTGTTCTCTGTGTACAG tggtctCCAGATAAGGCTTCTGTGTTTGGGAGTTCTGCGGAGGATGGTCTCTTAAACATTTGGGATTATGAGAAG GTTGGCAAAAGGTCTGAGCGTCTGACTAGAGCCCTGAATTCCCCTGCAGGATTGTTTTTCCAGCATGCTGGGCACAG GGACAAGGTTGTTGACTTCCATTGGAATGCATCTGATCCTTGGACATTGGTTAGTGTGTCTGATGACTGTGATACAACTGGGGGAGGAGGGACATTGCAG ATATGGCGCATGAGTGATTTGATCTACAGGCCAGAAGATGAGGTTTTGGCAGAGCTTGAGAAGTTCAAGTCACATGTGGTTTCCTGTGCTTCGAAGCCTTGA